A window of the Nycticebus coucang isolate mNycCou1 chromosome 3, mNycCou1.pri, whole genome shotgun sequence genome harbors these coding sequences:
- the LOC128581741 gene encoding E3 ubiquitin-protein ligase makorin-1-like, which translates to MHGVCKEGDNCRYSHDLSDSPYGVVCKYYQRGYCIYGDRCRYEHSKSLKQEEATATDLSAKSSVAASSSLSSVGPLVEMNTGEAESRNSNFKSVGAGPEDWVNAIEFVPGQRYCGRTAPSCTEAPLQGSVTKEESEKEQTAVETKKQLCPYAALGECRYGENCVYLHGDLCDMCGLQVLHPMDAAQRSQHIKSCLEAHEKDMELSFAVQRSKDMVCGICMEVVYEKANPSERRFGILSNCNHTSCLKCIRKWRSAKQFESKIIKSCPERRITSNFVIPSEYWVEEKEEKQKLIQKHKEAMGNKACRYFDEGRGSCPFGGNCFYKHAYPDGRREEPQRQKVGTSSRYRAQRRNHFWELIEERENSSPFDNDEEVVTFELGEMLLMLLAAGGDDELTDSEDEWDLFHDELEDFYDLDL; encoded by the coding sequence ATGCATGGGGTTTGTAAAGAAGGAGATAACTGTCGCTACTCTCATGACCTCTCTGACAGTCCATATGGTGTAGTGTGCAAGTATTACCAGCGAGGGTACTGTATTTATGGAGACCGCTGCAGATATGAACATAGCAAGTCATTGAAACAGGAAGAAGCAACTGCTACAGACCTAAGTGCAAAGTCATCTGTTGCTGCTTCCTCAAGTCTCTCTTCAGTTGGACCACTTGTTGAAATGAATACTGGTGAAGCTGAGTCAAGAAATTCAAACTTTAAAAGTGTAGGAGCTGGTCCAGAGGACTGGGTGAATGCTATTGAGTTTGTTCCTGGTCAACGCTACTGTGGGCGTACTGCGCCTTCCTGCACTGAAGCACCCCTGCAGGGCTCAGTAACGAAGGAAGAATCAGAGAAAGAGCAAACCGCTGTGGAAACAAAGAAGCAGCTTTGCCCTTATGCTGCCCTGGGAGAGTGCCGATATGGGGAAAACTGTGTATATCTCCACGGGGATTTATGTGATATGTGTGGGCTGCAGGTCCTACATCCAATGGATGCTGCCCAGAGATCGCAACACATAAAATCTTGCCTTGAGGCCCATGAGAAGGACATGGAGCTCTCGTTTGCTGTGCAGCGCAGCAAGGACATGGTGTGTGGGATCTGCATGGAGGTGGTGTACGAGAAAGCCAACCCCAGTGAGCGCCGCTTCGGGATCCTCTCTAACTGCAACCACACCTCCTGTCTCAAGTGCATTCGCAAGTGGAGGAGTGCTAAGCAATTTGAGAGCAAGATCATAAAGTCCTGCCCAGAACGCCGGATCACATCTAACTTTGTCATTCCAAGTGAGTACTGggtggaggagaaagaagagaagcagaaactcattcagaaacacaAGGAGGCCATGGGCAACAAGGCGTGCAGGTATTTTGATGAAGGACGTGGGAGCTGCCCATTTGGAGGGAACTGTTTTTACAAGCATGCATACCCTGATGGCCGTAGAGAGgagccacagagacagaaagtgggaACATCAAGCAGATACCGGGCCCAACGAAGGAACCACTTCTGGGAGCTCATTGAGGAAAGAGAGAACAGCAGTCCCTTTGACAACGATGAAGAGGTTGTCACCTTTGAGCTGGGCGAGatgttgcttatgcttttggcTGCAGGTGGGGACGATGAACTGACAGACTCTGAAGATGAGTGGGACTTATTTCATGATGAGCTGGAAGATTTTTATGACTTGGATCTATAG